The Punica granatum isolate Tunisia-2019 chromosome 4, ASM765513v2, whole genome shotgun sequence sequence CACTTGGCCTCTAATAGAGCCTTCTCACGTAACTCAATTTGTAGATTCTCCATCCTCGCTTCATGGTCCAGGGTGCATTTCTCAAGCAAACCTCGAATTCTTTGATTCTACAATGCAGATAGATTAGTCAGGAGAAAGAACTAGCAAGTTCTTTAAAATTAACTCCAAcgaaatatttcatatatattctaaATAAATACAGCGTCTACACTGCAGCCATTGTTCATGATTTGCGTATTTGAACTAATATTGATGAAAACTCAATCATACATCTCTAAGTCTGGTACATATTCTCAGCTTGCAGGAAAAGAATTCTGCTTAGAAATAATAGAGGACCACCTAGAGATTTGATAAGCCAAAGAGAGGGATCTTTTTTCTGCTCCCATTTATCCTTTTTCAAGTGGAAAAGGAGGAACCCTGTTTATTGTATGTCAAAGACATATAAAACGTACACCAAAATAGAAAGACATTTTTTCCTCCTGGTTAGCATTACCTGAATGCTCAAGTAATGCCAGACAGGATCAGTCTCTGGCTCCAGTTCCAACAATAACCTCACGGTGTTTTCGAGCTGCATAATcgatttaaattatttcagcTGCTAGAAGATCAGGTAGTACAGGGGGGAAATATTAATggacaaataaataaacagcagatcaattatatatatttatttaattaaaaaaaaagcacatcAGCTGAACATGCTAAACTGATCGGCTTAAAACCTTTTATCACTCTCATAAATACAAAGCAAAAGGTTCCCAACATAAAAACTGACAGCCTCTTCTTTTGCACCTAGAGGGAAAATCCCAATGGCAAAATgaggaaaattaaattatctaAATGCACTAGATACCTTTATCAGGTTGTCATCTGAATGCGACCACAAAAatcactcaacaaaatatcAGTTTTTAAAAGTAGTGGATCCTCTTAGCACATCCATTCGTGTACATTCCCATGATTGGCTCGTGTATTGGTAAACTTACTACTGTCAAGTCTATATTAGGATCTTCCATAGACTTGTAAAGAGTGCCTTTAAACTCATGCATCACTTTCTCCACCTCTTCAAGGACACGTTTCAGTATACCCACCtacaaggaaaaataaatactttTAACTGCCTCTACAAGAACCATCCATATAATGCAAGCAATTATTGTCATCAGCACagctctagattactttcatGTAAGATATACCAAGAGATAAACTTCATACATGCAGAAGGCATCACCAATTATTTGTAGAAAGAATCGTTCTATATCCTGCTGATAATAAAGGTTGCAAGCAAAGCTTCTATAAAACACAGTTCCCACCTTTGACATGAATCACTCAACTCTACGCTTGAAATTGAAGAAGGATTTATAACTCAATCAAGAAGAAATATTATGGAAATGACAAGGTAACTAAATCCTCCGAAGCAGATGCCACTCTCAAATTATAGCAGGACAAAATCCCCTTAATGAGGAAAGTACTCATACATGGGATGGGAGAGCTATTGACTTGGCTTTCTTGTACTCCCTAACTGCTAAGTCGTATTCGCCCTTACTAATGCTCCCACGTATTGTACTGGGCAAATTGAATAGCGTACGGAATCTCTGGAGCATTCCTTGGACGGACCTGATCTTCTCGGCTTGAGCCTAAAGAGCAATGGGGAAAAGCAGTTGATCCAGCTAAGTTCAGAACATATACAAAGATATGAGGTACTAAAATCAATTCCTTCTACCTGTCTCTCAAAAAGAGGTTCAAAGGCTCGACTAGCCAATGAATTTACTCCCTGAATACACTTTTGCAAGTGAGTAGTCCCGGTACCTTCGGGATCTTCTTCAATTCGTCTCAGCTTTGACTCAATATCTGGAGGAAAagagggaaagaaagaaaaaagaaaagagagagagagagaaactccCCTTATCATCTTGATGAAGCCAGAAAAGGTTgcaattataaccaattaactatcttttttattttaaaactaCAAATCAAGAAGGTAGTAAGGTACTGAGTAGCAATTTAAATATGGAGATAGCATACCATCAATTGTGGTCTTGCACGAGACAAAGCAGTCAAAATTATCCTTGACCAACTGTTTCCTCTGCTGAGTTCGTCCTTTAAAATCAGTTTTCAGTGCAAGAGAACCAGCTTCAAGGTCTGCCGCACTTGTACTTTGGTGTACCCGTGAGAGGAACAGCTTCGCATCAAATTTTTCAGAGAAATACATCAATTTCTCTGCAATGATTCACATAAACAAAACGTCGGATAAGAAAACAACCAAAGAAGTAGTTACTGGGGCTAGACATAGCACTGCGCAAAGGACCAGAGGTCACGCTCATCCTATGATGGCAAGAAAGATCATTGACCATCCTTTCATATATTGGAAACATAGACAAGAAATAGGAGGCTAGTCTTCCCAGCCCAATGGGATCCCTGGACGTCACAAGAGAGGAGGCCAAAGAACCTGCAGGGACACAATTTCTGAACACACTGAAAATTCGGAGCAAGGCCCGAACTTGAACAAAATAAGACTTCCCTCAGTCAAACCGACCACAGCCATCAAAATAATTGGACATACATATAGGAGGAGCAAAAGGTATACCATGAAGACTACCATCCAATTGGTCCTTGTTGCGGTTTGTTGGAGAGCTTTCTGAGGATTCAGTGATCAATCTTAAGGATCTCTGGTCTATTATCCTGTCAGTACAATTAAATTGTCTATTATCCTGTCAGTACAATTAAATTTAAGATTTGAGAGGTTAGTACGAGGtcatcacaatttttttctagTTATTTTTAAGTATTCTAGACTAACCTATATAGGAGGTATAAAACGCAATATCAGCTCACGAATATGCAATATGCTGGGGGTAAATTTATTGTAGGATTAACGACAACTGCTATAGCATGGACAAAGCATTAGCCTGAATAATGGTAGAACCAACATGCACAATCTAAGAAAGAATAATAACTTTACCCCAAGCCCAGTGGATCAATACACTCCATTCCGCGAGGAAAGGATGTCAGATTGTTTAGCCCCTTTCGACCCATTGCTGATGCAGTCTTTTCCAACTTTTGTACTGCAGGGGCTGTCCTCGTTTCTCTCATCTCACGGACCCTGCGAGCAAGCTATGACAAGAGAACTTCATAAGCACCCATTTCACCAGAACAAATCCTATGATGATTAATCTGcattatacataatatatccTTTAGAATTATAAATGTGAAATTGTGTATGCACAAATCTTCAGCAATGGGGCTCTGTGGGAGCCAAGGGTAAAGCCAAAAAACTCAATAATGGATGGACATATTTGGTATAGTAGAGCATAATGAGTTCTCCACAAGCGGACATCAAACTAAACTTAGCCGGATAAGTTACATAAATTCGAGGACAATTTCAAGATAGTGTGGACAGGGTTCTAGCACCCTTATCCCTGCTCTAGAAGTTATATCTCAGTAGAATAAAATTGCCTGAATAAAAGCACGATTGCCTTTGGAATTTGCAGGCACCACTCACATGCCTTGCGGACACTTGCAGCCCAATTGCCAGCAGAATACACGAAAGGCAAATCAAAACAAATAAAGCCTCAACAACACCACCATACATGTAAAAATTAATGCACTTCAAACAAATAAGCGGCCCAAcagtaaaaatataaaaacactAATCTCAGAAACAAATGCCAAACTCACATGCGCCAATATTTCCCTAGAGCTGACAATGTGATAAAAAACAGAGCCAACAAGAACCAGCCAGCCAGACATCACAAATAGAAGACCGAAATCTAACAGGATGAAAGTAAGTTCCCCATAAATAAACACATTTAATAAGTCTGATCTCATCCAACGAAATCAGTGAAGATTTGCCAGACTAGGCAGTAATGGGTATTAAAACAAGATTTCAACATGCTAACACTAAATCGACCCAGGTGCCAATCCCGCgactttaaaagaaaaatatctttAAACCCACAAGATAGTATTGGGAAAGCCATTGGGTGCACAATGCTGCAAATAGGCTGCCATAATATTCACTTCGTTCTCAAGTAAATCACTAAATCAACTCTGATGATGTGTGGAGATTTTAATGAAGCAGTATTATGAAGCTCTAAAGTGATAAGCTAAAGCAAACAATCATCGTACCGAAATACAGAATGTATAAGGCAGAGTCATGGTACGTGAATAAGAATTGTAGTCTGCAATGGCTGAAAGTAAGTCACCCAACGGAGATGAAACAATTGGCAGCTCAAGCCCGAATTACAAgttgaaaaaatgaaagattttTATCCCAAGGCAGCATACCTCAGACTCGTCCACGTGCTTCCAGAAAGCAGGCTCCCCACCCTCCCAAGCTCTATCATCCTCTTTCGGACCTCTCGCAGCACCGCCGGCTCTGCTAGTCTTCTGCGAGTACTTGCTCGAGTCCTCGTCCCCGCTGGAGATGCTCAGCATCTCCACCTCCGAATCGTCGTCGTCGTCCATTACTCTGCTGTTCCTGTTCCCGGCCTTACCTCTGTTCCCCGCGCCCGAGCTGGAATTGTAGCTGCTTGCTTTGCTCGCAGGCTTCTGCTGGGGCGGCTGGACGTAATTCGCCACCGGCTTACGGCCGGCGGCGGCGGAGGGCTTCTGGTAGCTGAGATCCCGATTGGCCTGCTCCTTCAGGGCGATCTGGAGGAGCTCATCCTCGTCGAGGTCATCGCTGTCAGAAGACATTTCTACGGAGGTTCGTGATCAGGGTTTCAAAGCGTGTGGATCTGAGAAATTCACGAGGGAGAAATCGCCATTAGAGGTCTGAGCTGAGTGATTGATTGTCGCAGAAGAAGGGAGGAGAAAATTGAGAATAGTCTCTTGGGAGAAGGAAGGAGGAGAGTTTGTGCTCCCCTGTGACGCGCACACATAGGTTCGAGTACGAGCATCCACTGTGTCACGCCACGCGTTTTTGAAGTGCAGcccaaacctttttttttttgggtggaaaGTGCAGCCCAAACATATCTAGTGGAAAAGCCGTGCATTGCAAGCGAATGccacaaataaaattttttaaggcattattaattcaattccattctaactatatatatatatatatatattttgattgtaACAATAAGGTGGAGtgagaagataaaaaagtaatgattgtattattaaattatgaaaataaatgagaaaaaatattgaataattgagagaaagtaatgattgtgttgttgaattgtggaaaaaaataataaataattgagaaaatttagtattaaaaattgaattgaacgataaagataacaaattgaaaaaaaataaaagtaataattgtatcgTTGAATTAATTGTGTAGTTGAATTAAAGTggaatagaataaaaaaaattattccaaAACCAAACGAAaccttaattatttttgtggagagaaaatttataaatatatatatatacaataattaaaaatttattagaaaaatttagatattataaattataagagtagacaattaaatgaataaaacacatctataaatataaattactgTGGCACCTAAATATTCATGTAAATatgtggaaaaaaataatttaattaaaatatgtaagcagatatattaataaaaaaaaattctaatgcaaatatgtgaaaaataaattaaatgtaaTTATGTGAGCAACTATatcaataaaaagaaaatgataaactCTCCGAGTAAAATATCAAGCAAAAGTGCACACATCTTTGTAAATGGAATATAATGCTACAGGTTTCGATGTAAACggcatctatatatataatatatcattgCCAATATACAATGTAAGTCTGTACGTGAGCGGCCAGTTATATATTCAACTATATATGTGTTCCTATAATGTATCAAACTGTACATATAGTTgtcaatataaaaattacactatataaTTCCTCGGATCAAagcatatatgtatgtatctgTTGTCATCAACCGCCAATATCTATATTCCATTATATATTTCACCATCATTTCAAATATTCTACAGTATATTTATTGTATATCAAATGTGTCATAAAGTGTAATAGTTCCATTTCGCGACAGCACTTATAATGAGATGATATATATGGCTTCACGATACTTTATCATTGGAGATGATTGCATGCGATGCgagagactttttttttttaacacagATATTGATTATTGTTGCGCCCCAAGATGTTTGCTCCCAATCACATTCTGCGCCTTAAATTTGGTGCCTttagtttcagagttaaagtaattttgattttgattttaattgtgaaaaaagacaaatgagatataattataaatttgacttgggaaacgtgtatttttgttgtgtagtgtgttgagttaaagttaaagttaaaatttttgacttgagaaatgtatgtttttgttatgtagtgtgttgagttaaagttaaagataaagttaaagtttttttattgttaatcCAAACAAGGCTTTATTTGTTTGGTTggttagtgtgattttaaaatcacactttaacttaattctatccataataaaacaaaataattcgtacaaagtcaaatggtgagtcccatttatactattttttttccacaacaaaataaaataactcatacaaagtcaaagggtgagaCTCATATATAACCATTTATAtaactctttttcaaaatcaaaatctgattttaaaatgttacttacaaaccaaacgcaccattaaTATTccgtttgattttacaatctgattttaagattttaacttttaactttaactttaactctactcgctacacaacaaaaatcaactctttcaattcaaaaaaGGTAGACCCCATATATAAACCCACATATAACTCAATTATactaaattcaatttttaatattaaattttctccaatgttcgttacttttttaaaaattcaacaacacaatcatcactttctcttaactattcatcactttttcatactttttttttcataattcaacaacacaatcattacaacttaattaaaatcaaaacccaactctacttaattctaaaactaaacacaccAATATTTTGAGCTTTAACGCCCTGAACTTGGAAGCATCAACAGACAACGGACAGGAGGATAACTTTTTTATTGTGGTCCCTatccctttattttattttattttaaataactgGGTGCTCAAGCTCGTTTACGCTCCACGTGAATATCCTAATTGCTCACgagagaaagagtttctctccctACGAGCTCAAGCTCCCAAGCCTGGGTTCGTTGAGATCGAGGACTCGCGACCCTTGGGCTGGGTTCGCAAGCCTAGTGCGAACCCACCGTGGGGCTCGCAAGCCCTAGATGGCTGGAGAGCCAAAGCTAGCTCTCCGTAGCCATGGCTTCTGGCACTGTTCATCTTCGTCGTTCTTCAACAAAGAAGATGAAtaatgaatttcaattttctctttttaaaatttttttaatttaatatattattttaatattagagggtgtatatgtttttttatcttatgtattttcgattttgtcatttttctattctatccaaccaaacaaatgaatttcattataatttcaattatatttcCTGTCAATTCTAATCCTTGCTCATCCTATTATGCATCAATTCCATTCAGCGAACCGAACGTACAGTAAATTTCATTatcatttgaatttttttcaaacgGATATGATTAGACTTTTTCTGGAAACGCATATGATTACGTATTATAGTCTATACTCCTCTTAATGCTTGCAAAGGTACATCCTCGACCATAGCGAGTTCATTTAGAGTCTCAAAATCGCTCACAAAACTGTTGGTGACTGAAATAGGAAGAAGCTATCTCACAATCAACTTGGAACTTATCTTTATTTTATCGTCGTCTCCAACACTTAAAAGAGGAGGTTCGTAGACGGTTCGAATAATTGTCAAAGAGGTCCAGGCAGCATCAATAGTCGCCACTCAGATCTCACCTCCATTGACAAGTAAAACCAGAATGAACCCAATTTACAAAGTAACTGACCAAAATCTAAGACATGGCACGAATCCAAGCAAAGGCAGGCAATTCATCTGGACTTTTACGTCCATTAGTGAGTTTGATATGAACAGCAGTTACAGCTCTAGAGAATCGAATACCTAAAGATTCTGCAACACATATAAATGCATTCACCTTTGACATATCAAAGAGGACAGTGTATGAACACCGATTGCAGTCATTTGATTGAAAGATGGAACTGTAATGTAGCATATGATTACAACAGAGACCTGACTTTGTGAATCCACAATTAGGATGGGAGCTCACTGCTACCTGCAGAATGGGGTTACTTCTCATGTAAAAAGAGAAGGGAACTATATGGTTTTTAGGCGGTCTTCTCTTCGGCTGCATACAGTGCTTTGATTTCCTCAACGTCATCGTAGCTGCCCAGGAATATCGGGGATCTCTCATGGATATTCTTCGGGACCAAGTCCAGCGCCTGCAAAAACAACAATCAGATTCAATTCGCTTGAGTCCTCTGTAGAGTCTTCGCCAAATTATCATTATCTCGTTATAGTGCCACCATAAATAGTGACCCGATCTCGAGTAGGTTTGGTTGAACCGAGAGCAAAGTTCTTTCAGTCATTACCCGTTGCTTCCCTGTGAAGGCCTGACCTCCTGCTTGTTCCATCAAGAACGACATCGGGAAGACTTCATAGAGAACACTGGAGTTCACACGCACAGAACTCGATCAGAATGTCACATATAGTTCTCTTCAGCAACCAAGttctacgaagatcaaagcaGAACAAATTGATGTTACCGGAGTTTTCCATTGGGGCTCTTCTTATCAGCAGGGTACAAGAAGATGCCTCCGTAGAGCAATGTGCGATGAACATCGGCGACCATACTGTTTAACCACGGGTTTATTATCAGGAGAGAAGAAAGGAATAATCTTGTCATTTagattaatgaaataagtaagAGAACAATGAATATGAGTTCCCCCCCCATCTGTGTGTTGGATTTAGGGAAAAAACTGTACCTTCCGATGTATCTTAGAGACTTGGATGGTGACCCATCTTTAGGAAACTTGCATTTTTCAACATACCTAAACCCGATAATTGAAACCTCAGTCCACTCGTAAAATCAGAAAGACTTGGAACGGCAAAAGAGATA is a genomic window containing:
- the LOC116202199 gene encoding exocyst complex component SEC5A-like isoform X3, whose amino-acid sequence is MSSDSDDLDEDELLQIALKEQANRDLSYQKPSAAAGRKPVANYVQPPQQKPASKASSYNSSSGAGNRGKAGNRNSRVMDDDDDSEVEMLSISSGDEDSSKYSQKTSRAGGAARGPKEDDRAWEGGEPAFWKHVDESELARRVREMRETRTAPAVQKLEKTASAMGRKGLNNLTSFPRGMECIDPLGLGQFNCTDRIIDQRSLRLITESSESSPTNRNKDQLDGSLHEKLMYFSEKFDAKLFLSRVHQSTSAADLEAGSLALKTDFKGRTQQRKQLVKDNFDCFVSCKTTIDDIESKLRRIEEDPEGTGTTHLQKCIQGVNSLASRAFEPLFERQAQAEKIRSVQGMLQRFRTLFNLPSTIRGSISKGEYDLAVREYKKAKSIALPSHVGILKRVLEEVEKVMHEFKGTLYKSMEDPNIDLTVLENTVRLLLELEPETDPVWHYLSIQNQRIRGLLEKCTLDHEARMENLQIELREKALLEAKWRHIQQDLNQFPDGISHLSVDSQPTELAGEEVDALRGKYIRRLTAVIVSHIPAFWKVALSVFSGKFAKSSQVSAETNINNPASKSEEKIGEGKYSSHSLDEVASMIRQTLSAYEAKVHSTFRDLEESNILRPYMNDCIKEISKACQAFEVKESAPSVAVSALRILQSEVTKIYILRLCSWMRSTTEELSKEETWVPVSILERNKSPYSISYMPLVFHSVIVSAMDQISSMIQSIKVEAQRSEDMFVQLREIQESVRLAFLNCFLDFAGYLERIGSELTQSKSGKENLYLQNGYAYEPEEKLSAELPGNIADPHQQLLIVLSNIGYCKDELSHELYQRFNHIWQQSGTKDEGDSDIQDLVMCFSGLEEKVLEHYTIAKANLIRTAAVNYLLDSGVQWGSAPAVKGVRDAAVELLHSLVAVHAEVFAGAKPLLDKTLGILVEARVF